In one Zymobacter palmae genomic region, the following are encoded:
- the hslU gene encoding ATP-dependent protease ATPase subunit HslU yields the protein MNVKAQMTPREIVHALDQHIVGQKEAKRAVAIALRNRWRRMQLDDSFRAEVTPKNILMIGPTGVGKTEIARRLAKLANAPFLKIEATKFTEVGYVGRDVESIIRDLVEMSMKLVREQAQQEVRNKAEDAAEERLLDALLPPARGGEYDSTARKDSSTRQVFRKKLREGELEDKEIDIEVAPNVNGTMEIMTPPGMEEMASQLQNMFSNLGKQKRESRRMTVAEARKLLIEEEAQRMVGDDDIKQRAIEAVEQNGIVFIDEIDKVTKRGENTGGGDVSREGVQRDLLPLIEGCTVSTKYGMVKTDHILFIASGAFHLAKPSDLIPELQGRLPIRVELSALTPDDFERILTEPSAALTRQYQALLKTDGLDIEYTADGIKRIAEIAYQVNEGTENIGARRLHTVMERLLEEALFAGGELEKQVIDRAYVDERLGDLARDEDLSRYIL from the coding sequence ATGAATGTCAAAGCACAGATGACGCCGCGCGAGATCGTTCATGCGCTTGACCAGCACATCGTCGGTCAAAAAGAAGCCAAGCGTGCCGTAGCTATCGCGCTACGCAATCGCTGGCGCCGTATGCAGCTGGACGATAGCTTCCGCGCCGAAGTGACGCCGAAAAACATCCTGATGATCGGGCCAACCGGTGTCGGTAAAACCGAGATCGCACGTCGCCTGGCCAAGCTCGCCAACGCCCCGTTCCTTAAGATCGAAGCCACCAAGTTCACCGAAGTGGGCTATGTGGGTCGCGATGTGGAATCCATCATCCGCGATTTGGTCGAGATGTCGATGAAGCTGGTGCGCGAACAGGCCCAGCAGGAAGTGCGCAACAAGGCAGAAGATGCGGCAGAAGAGCGCCTGCTTGACGCTCTGCTCCCTCCAGCCCGCGGTGGTGAGTACGACAGCACCGCGCGCAAGGACAGTTCCACTCGCCAAGTCTTCCGCAAGAAACTGCGTGAGGGTGAGCTGGAAGATAAAGAAATCGACATCGAAGTAGCGCCAAACGTCAACGGCACGATGGAGATCATGACGCCGCCCGGCATGGAAGAAATGGCCAGCCAGCTGCAGAACATGTTCTCCAATCTTGGCAAGCAGAAACGCGAATCGCGCCGCATGACCGTGGCCGAAGCACGCAAACTGCTGATCGAGGAAGAAGCGCAGCGCATGGTCGGCGATGACGACATCAAGCAGCGCGCCATTGAGGCCGTCGAACAGAACGGTATCGTCTTCATCGACGAAATCGACAAAGTCACCAAGCGTGGCGAAAACACCGGCGGTGGCGATGTCTCCCGCGAAGGCGTTCAACGCGACCTGCTGCCGCTGATCGAAGGCTGCACGGTCTCGACCAAGTACGGCATGGTGAAAACGGATCACATCCTCTTCATCGCTTCCGGTGCGTTCCACCTGGCCAAGCCGTCCGACCTGATTCCAGAATTGCAGGGGCGTCTGCCGATCCGCGTCGAATTGAGCGCGCTGACACCAGATGATTTCGAACGCATCCTGACTGAACCGTCTGCTGCTCTGACGCGTCAGTATCAGGCGCTGCTGAAGACTGACGGCCTCGATATCGAGTACACCGCCGACGGTATCAAGCGCATCGCTGAAATCGCGTATCAGGTCAACGAAGGCACTGAAAACATCGGGGCACGTCGTCTGCACACCGTCATGGAACGGTTACTGGAAGAAGCCCTGTTCGCCGGTGGCGAGCTTGAAAAACAGGTCATCGACCGTGCATACGTCGATGAACGTCTGGGCGATCTGGCCCGTGACGAAGATCTGTCGCGCTATATCCTGTAA
- a CDS encoding fructosamine kinase family protein, with protein sequence MQIHTKRAPNAPKGFLETEAAGLEWLREAHGAAVVKVVSVSASTLVLEALVRGRPNADMAYRFGEALAHTHAAGAKGFGARPPLAPLDHGYYGPTEEPLPMAYADERQWGRFFADHRLLAYARIAHARGQLTSLAPFEQLAERLRAGDFDDTLPPARIHGDLWSGNLLWTPTSGVLIDPAAHGGHPLTDIAALALFGVAHFDDIVAGYQHVTPLPTQWETLIDLHQLPCILLHAALFGSVYGAQARQLAQRYLH encoded by the coding sequence ATGCAGATACATACCAAGCGCGCCCCCAATGCACCGAAAGGCTTCCTAGAAACCGAAGCGGCCGGTCTGGAATGGCTACGCGAAGCCCACGGTGCCGCAGTAGTGAAGGTGGTATCCGTATCGGCGTCCACGCTGGTACTGGAAGCGCTAGTACGCGGCCGCCCCAACGCCGACATGGCCTATCGCTTCGGCGAAGCGCTGGCCCACACCCATGCCGCAGGTGCAAAAGGGTTCGGCGCGCGTCCCCCTCTGGCACCGCTTGATCACGGCTATTACGGCCCCACGGAAGAACCGCTGCCGATGGCCTATGCCGACGAGCGTCAATGGGGCCGGTTTTTCGCCGACCATCGGCTGCTGGCCTATGCTCGAATCGCCCATGCGCGCGGCCAGCTGACATCATTGGCCCCATTCGAACAGCTAGCTGAGCGGCTACGCGCAGGCGATTTCGACGACACCTTGCCTCCCGCCCGCATCCACGGCGATCTGTGGTCCGGCAATCTGCTGTGGACACCCACCAGCGGCGTCCTGATCGACCCTGCCGCGCATGGCGGTCATCCACTCACCGATATCGCCGCGCTGGCCTTATTTGGCGTTGCCCATTTCGACGATATCGTGGCGGGCTATCAGCACGTCACCCCGCTTCCTACACAGTGGGAAACGCTCATCGACCTGCACCAGTTGCCCTGTATCCTGCTGCATGCTGCTCTGTTTGGCAGCGTCTATGGCGCACAGGCACGCCAACTGGCACAGCGCTACCTGCACTAG
- the argS gene encoding arginine--tRNA ligase, producing MKDTLVSLLERALDSLKADGVIPADAAPAIRLDAARDKSHGDYASNIAMMLAKPAGMPPRALAEKLVAALPQDNAVSKVEIAGPGFINFFANSAAAATVVRTILDSGKQFGRHDFGKGEKVQVEFVSANPTGPLHVGHGRGAAVGDSICRLLEATGHDVTREFYYNDAGAQITNLTLSVAARIKGLTPDDAQWPDDGYRGEYIQDVAKAYLDGATIEADDRKVTAKADPDDMEAIREFAVAYLRHEQDLDLKAFNVSFDVYFLESSLYQDGKVEETVKRLMDNGYVYENEGALWLRTTEFGDDKDRVMRKQDGHYTYFLPDVAYHQDKWNRGFTTVVNEQGADHHSTVTRVRAGLQALQTGIPQGWPEYVLHQMVTVMRSGQEVKLSKRAGSYLTLRDLIEEVGCDATRYFLAVRRVDSQLTFDIDLARSQSSDNPVYYIQYAHARVCSVLRKAESEDKAFDQALALDNLALLEDEREKHLFNRLSAYPEVVKRAAVQREPHQIAQYLQDLASEFHTYYNAVRVMVDDDALRNARLALGIAVRQTLRNGLELLGVSAPEEM from the coding sequence ATGAAAGATACCCTTGTTTCCCTGCTCGAACGCGCCCTTGATTCCCTCAAGGCCGATGGTGTCATCCCAGCAGATGCAGCCCCGGCCATCCGCCTGGACGCCGCCCGTGACAAGAGCCACGGCGACTATGCTTCTAACATTGCCATGATGCTGGCCAAACCGGCAGGCATGCCGCCACGCGCACTGGCCGAGAAGCTGGTCGCGGCACTGCCGCAGGACAACGCCGTCAGCAAGGTCGAAATCGCCGGACCGGGCTTCATCAACTTCTTCGCCAATAGCGCCGCGGCCGCCACCGTCGTACGCACGATCCTCGACAGCGGCAAACAGTTCGGCCGCCACGACTTCGGCAAGGGTGAAAAGGTGCAGGTTGAGTTCGTCTCTGCCAACCCGACAGGGCCGCTGCACGTGGGCCACGGCCGCGGTGCCGCAGTGGGCGACAGCATCTGTCGCCTGCTAGAAGCAACAGGCCACGATGTTACGCGCGAGTTCTACTACAACGATGCTGGCGCACAGATCACCAATCTGACCCTGTCAGTTGCCGCTCGCATCAAGGGACTGACACCGGATGATGCACAATGGCCGGACGATGGCTATCGCGGTGAGTACATTCAGGACGTAGCCAAAGCGTATCTGGACGGCGCCACCATTGAAGCCGACGACCGCAAAGTCACCGCCAAAGCAGATCCCGACGACATGGAGGCGATCCGCGAATTCGCTGTCGCCTACCTGCGTCACGAACAGGACTTGGACCTTAAGGCGTTCAATGTCAGCTTCGATGTCTACTTCCTTGAATCCTCGCTCTATCAGGACGGCAAGGTTGAAGAGACCGTCAAGCGTCTGATGGACAACGGCTATGTCTACGAAAACGAAGGTGCACTGTGGCTGCGCACCACCGAGTTCGGCGACGACAAAGACCGCGTCATGCGCAAGCAGGATGGTCATTACACCTACTTCCTGCCGGACGTTGCCTATCATCAGGACAAATGGAACCGCGGCTTCACCACCGTGGTCAATGAACAGGGGGCCGATCACCACTCGACGGTCACCCGCGTTCGCGCAGGTCTTCAGGCACTGCAAACGGGCATTCCGCAAGGCTGGCCGGAATACGTGCTACACCAGATGGTCACCGTGATGCGTAGCGGTCAGGAAGTAAAACTGTCCAAGCGTGCAGGTAGCTACCTCACCCTGCGCGACCTGATCGAAGAAGTGGGCTGCGATGCAACCCGCTACTTCCTCGCCGTGCGCCGTGTGGATTCGCAGCTGACCTTCGACATCGACTTGGCCCGTTCGCAGTCCAGCGACAACCCGGTCTACTATATCCAGTACGCACATGCGCGCGTCTGTAGCGTGCTGCGCAAGGCCGAAAGCGAAGACAAGGCATTCGATCAGGCGCTGGCCCTCGACAATCTGGCCCTGCTGGAAGACGAGCGTGAAAAGCACCTCTTCAACCGTCTGTCCGCCTATCCTGAAGTGGTCAAACGTGCTGCCGTGCAGCGTGAGCCGCACCAGATCGCACAGTATCTGCAGGATCTGGCCAGCGAGTTCCATACCTACTACAACGCCGTCCGCGTCATGGTCGATGACGATGCGCTGCGCAACGCCCGTCTGGCGCTGGGCATCGCCGTTCGCCAGACCCTGCGCAACGGCCTCGAATTGCTGGGCGTATCGGCCCCAGAGGAGATGTAA
- a CDS encoding gamma-butyrobetaine hydroxylase-like domain-containing protein: MTDTPLPCHVHYHRDQRMLELIYATADSQGMPPAQPDDEGRDHYWLPAELLRVYSPSAEVQGHSPEQAILQTGKRTVGLNDITPVGRYSLKLHFDDGHDSGLFTWEYLYRMAREQDAWWERYLAQLETAGASREPTAITFKAL, translated from the coding sequence ATGACGGATACGCCACTTCCCTGCCACGTTCACTATCACCGCGATCAGCGAATGCTTGAACTGATCTACGCGACGGCGGACAGTCAAGGCATGCCACCCGCACAGCCCGATGACGAAGGACGTGACCATTATTGGCTACCCGCCGAACTGCTGCGGGTCTACTCGCCATCGGCCGAAGTGCAAGGCCACTCCCCCGAGCAAGCCATACTGCAAACGGGCAAACGTACAGTGGGCCTCAACGACATCACCCCCGTCGGACGCTACAGCCTTAAACTGCACTTCGACGATGGTCACGACAGCGGCTTGTTCACTTGGGAGTACCTGTACCGCATGGCACGCGAACAGGACGCATGGTGGGAGCGCTATCTGGCACAACTGGAAACCGCCGGCGCATCACGCGAACCAACGGCCATTACCTTCAAAGCCCTCTGA
- the rpmE gene encoding 50S ribosomal protein L31: MKPGIHPQYNTITANCSCGASFEVHTTADHDLSLDVCSNCHPFYTGKQKQATTGGRVERFNKRFGAAIKR; encoded by the coding sequence ATGAAACCCGGTATCCATCCGCAGTACAACACCATCACTGCCAACTGCTCTTGCGGTGCTTCCTTTGAAGTTCACACAACTGCAGATCACGACCTGTCTCTGGACGTATGCTCCAACTGCCACCCGTTCTACACTGGTAAGCAGAAACAGGCGACTACTGGCGGCCGCGTAGAACGCTTCAACAAGCGTTTCGGTGCTGCTATCAAACGCTAA
- a CDS encoding primosomal protein N': MSLPLVLHVAVPSPLRRLFDYRPSRTAPECGWCKGIRVRVSFGNRTVVGIVMGVDSNSDLPYADLKPVTDVLDDAPLPEDWLQLCEFTARYYQYPLGETLAHALPKLLRQGRALEAQTRERWKVATHTNGAPFSEEEKSERLGRATRQKALLALLEQYPLGMFSSAIMAHGFTRPQLEGLEHKGLISHQQEWVTGGASSSKPLLAEPALPLNREQGEALSRLHQVINEFAPVLLHGITGSGKTEVYLQLIDAVLRRGKQALVLVPEIGLTPQTLSRFRKRFNAPIVVMHSNMSDTERLDGWEAARSGRAKIVIGTRSAIFTPMQALGTIIVDEEHDNSFKQQDTLRYNARDLALVRGRRENVPVILGSATPSLETLLHARQGRYCYLRLTQRPGNAMPAKLELVDLRIGQRRGGIGAVAIKAIKAQLEAGHQVLVFINRRGFAPTLSCQACGYVFECSHCDARLTYHRQPPMLLCHHCEHRWPIPDACPKCQSADLRPLGAGTERAEETLAELLPDVRILRIDRDSMRRRHALEEAIDEIKRNEPCLLVGTQILAKGHHFPHVTLVVVVNADGGLYSADFRAPEHMAQLLVQVAGRTGRSSLPGQVLIQTMHPDDPMLTTLTTEGYDALADQLLDERRMAQLPPFQHMALLRFEGAQMEQVMTLAQEVADTARAHIQQHQLPALCMGPSPAPMERRQNRYHVQLLVTSEQRSARHDTVACLIQALTQHPLARRCRWSVDIDPQLMG; this comes from the coding sequence ATGTCTCTCCCGCTGGTTCTTCATGTGGCGGTGCCTTCTCCACTGCGCCGCCTCTTCGATTATCGTCCGTCCCGCACAGCCCCCGAATGCGGCTGGTGCAAGGGCATTCGTGTCCGCGTATCGTTCGGCAACCGCACGGTGGTCGGCATCGTCATGGGCGTCGACAGCAACAGCGACCTGCCCTACGCTGATCTGAAACCGGTCACCGACGTACTGGACGACGCTCCGCTGCCGGAAGACTGGCTACAGCTGTGCGAATTCACGGCCCGCTACTATCAGTACCCGCTGGGTGAAACGCTGGCCCATGCTCTGCCCAAGCTGCTGCGTCAAGGGCGCGCCCTCGAAGCACAGACCCGCGAGCGCTGGAAAGTCGCCACACACACAAACGGCGCGCCCTTCAGCGAGGAAGAAAAAAGCGAGCGTCTGGGCCGAGCTACCCGCCAGAAAGCACTGCTGGCCCTGTTGGAACAATATCCGCTCGGCATGTTCAGCAGCGCTATCATGGCGCACGGTTTCACTCGCCCTCAGCTGGAAGGACTAGAACACAAGGGGTTGATCTCTCATCAACAGGAATGGGTAACGGGGGGCGCTTCGTCCAGTAAGCCACTGTTAGCCGAACCCGCTTTGCCACTTAATCGTGAGCAAGGGGAAGCGCTGTCGCGCCTGCACCAGGTCATTAATGAGTTTGCCCCCGTACTCCTGCATGGCATCACCGGCAGCGGCAAAACCGAGGTCTACCTCCAGCTGATCGACGCGGTGTTGCGCCGCGGCAAGCAAGCGCTGGTGCTGGTACCGGAAATCGGTCTGACACCGCAGACCCTGTCGCGTTTCCGCAAGCGTTTCAATGCACCAATCGTGGTCATGCACTCCAACATGAGCGACACCGAGCGACTGGACGGCTGGGAAGCGGCGCGCTCTGGTCGCGCCAAGATTGTCATCGGGACGCGATCGGCCATCTTTACCCCTATGCAGGCACTCGGTACCATCATCGTCGATGAGGAGCACGACAACTCCTTCAAGCAGCAGGACACGCTGCGCTACAACGCACGCGACCTTGCGCTGGTCAGAGGACGCCGCGAGAACGTCCCCGTAATTCTAGGCAGCGCCACGCCATCGCTGGAAACGCTGCTGCACGCACGCCAAGGGCGCTATTGCTATCTGCGCCTAACCCAGCGTCCCGGCAACGCTATGCCAGCGAAGTTAGAGCTGGTCGACCTGCGCATCGGGCAGCGACGCGGCGGCATCGGTGCCGTCGCTATCAAGGCCATCAAGGCCCAGCTGGAAGCGGGCCATCAGGTGCTAGTCTTCATCAACCGGCGCGGGTTCGCTCCCACATTAAGCTGCCAAGCATGCGGCTACGTGTTTGAGTGCAGCCACTGCGATGCCCGACTGACCTATCACCGCCAGCCCCCCATGCTGCTCTGTCACCACTGCGAGCATCGCTGGCCCATACCCGATGCCTGCCCTAAGTGCCAGAGCGCCGACCTGCGTCCGCTGGGAGCAGGCACCGAACGTGCCGAGGAAACGCTGGCCGAACTGCTGCCGGACGTACGTATTTTACGCATCGACCGCGACAGCATGCGCCGCCGCCATGCGCTTGAAGAGGCCATCGACGAGATCAAGCGTAACGAACCTTGTCTGTTGGTCGGCACCCAAATTCTAGCCAAAGGGCATCACTTCCCCCACGTCACGCTCGTGGTGGTAGTCAACGCCGATGGCGGCCTATACAGCGCCGACTTCCGCGCCCCCGAACATATGGCACAGCTGCTGGTACAGGTAGCGGGCCGCACCGGACGTTCTTCACTGCCGGGGCAGGTGCTGATTCAAACCATGCACCCCGACGACCCAATGCTGACCACCCTGACCACCGAGGGCTATGACGCACTGGCCGATCAGCTATTGGATGAGCGCCGCATGGCACAGCTCCCCCCGTTCCAGCATATGGCGTTGCTACGCTTTGAAGGTGCACAGATGGAACAGGTGATGACGCTGGCGCAGGAAGTGGCCGATACCGCACGCGCGCATATCCAGCAGCATCAACTGCCCGCCCTGTGCATGGGGCCATCGCCCGCCCCCATGGAGCGCCGTCAGAACCGTTATCACGTACAGTTGCTGGTCACCAGCGAGCAACGCAGCGCACGCCATGACACCGTAGCCTGCTTGATTCAAGCGCTGACGCAGCACCCATTGGCGCGCCGCTGTCGCTGGTCGGTAGACATCGACCCACAGCTGATGGGGTAA
- a CDS encoding SPOR domain-containing protein: MARGASHTPSRKKTTQRSASTGSSGLPGWAKGALFVAVGFGIAYFVFGKKESSAPTPPTPPLVSPVQPPAAGNVGKPAATAQRPTTSASQAPQEQKKNEAQSFDFYTILPSSEITPTSSAPMPRATQAPAATAAPSRPAIATTATPARPSEAQPAVVARPAPAAPTTSAPTAASTSGASYILQSLSTSSQEGANTVAARLRDLGLPTQVRAVQLANGKTTYRVQSGPFPEGAERDRALGLIRVQHLDPMVIRVR; this comes from the coding sequence ATGGCCCGCGGAGCCTCCCACACACCTTCACGGAAGAAGACGACACAGCGTTCCGCTTCGACAGGCTCTAGTGGCCTGCCGGGGTGGGCAAAAGGCGCGCTGTTCGTTGCCGTAGGCTTTGGCATTGCTTACTTTGTCTTCGGCAAAAAGGAAAGCTCTGCACCCACTCCCCCGACACCGCCGCTCGTCAGCCCCGTTCAGCCGCCCGCGGCCGGGAACGTGGGTAAGCCAGCGGCGACGGCACAGCGACCCACTACGTCGGCCTCTCAGGCGCCGCAGGAGCAGAAGAAGAACGAAGCGCAAAGCTTCGACTTCTATACCATTCTGCCGTCGTCCGAGATCACACCGACCTCGTCGGCACCTATGCCTCGCGCGACACAGGCTCCCGCGGCAACAGCAGCACCGTCTCGCCCAGCCATAGCGACAACGGCAACACCAGCGCGCCCGTCAGAAGCACAGCCCGCCGTGGTTGCGCGCCCAGCACCGGCAGCGCCAACAACCAGTGCTCCTACAGCGGCCAGCACCAGCGGCGCCAGCTACATTCTGCAATCGCTGTCGACAAGCTCGCAGGAAGGAGCCAACACCGTGGCCGCACGTCTGCGCGATCTGGGCCTGCCGACGCAAGTACGGGCCGTGCAACTTGCGAACGGCAAGACCACCTACCGCGTGCAGTCTGGCCCGTTCCCTGAAGGCGCCGAACGCGACCGCGCGCTGGGACTGATCCGCGTACAGCATCTGGACCCCATGGTGATCCGAGTACGCTGA
- the ubiE gene encoding bifunctional demethylmenaquinone methyltransferase/2-methoxy-6-polyprenyl-1,4-benzoquinol methylase UbiE encodes MDDKRTTHFGFQNVPVEEKASRVANVFHSVAQRYDLMNDLMSMGIHRLWKKLTIEKAAVRPGQTILDIAGGTGDLTAKFAKKVGPTGRVVLADINASMLNVGRDKLMNMGIGHEVEYVQANAESLPFPDNTFDRITIAFGLRNVTDKDKALRSMARVLKPGGRLLVLEFSKPTNPLFEKIYDQYSFQILPRIGRLITQDADSYRYLAESIRMHPDQETLKGMMEQAGLDRVEYTNMTNGIVALHTGIKF; translated from the coding sequence ATGGACGACAAGCGCACGACCCACTTCGGATTTCAGAACGTACCCGTCGAGGAAAAGGCCAGCCGCGTTGCCAACGTATTTCACTCCGTGGCACAGCGCTATGACCTGATGAACGATCTGATGTCGATGGGCATCCACCGCCTCTGGAAGAAACTGACCATCGAAAAAGCGGCGGTTCGCCCCGGTCAGACGATCCTCGACATTGCGGGCGGTACGGGCGACCTGACCGCCAAGTTCGCCAAAAAGGTCGGCCCGACCGGCCGCGTGGTGCTGGCTGACATCAACGCCTCAATGCTGAATGTTGGACGCGACAAGCTGATGAACATGGGCATCGGTCATGAAGTGGAATACGTTCAGGCCAATGCAGAAAGCCTGCCGTTTCCGGACAATACCTTCGACCGCATCACAATCGCTTTTGGTCTGCGTAACGTCACTGACAAGGACAAGGCGCTGCGCTCAATGGCGCGCGTGCTCAAGCCGGGCGGTCGTCTGCTGGTGCTAGAGTTCTCGAAACCGACCAATCCTCTGTTTGAGAAAATCTACGACCAGTACTCGTTCCAGATCCTGCCGCGTATCGGCCGTCTGATCACGCAGGACGCCGATTCCTACCGCTATCTGGCAGAGTCGATCCGTATGCACCCGGATCAGGAAACGCTCAAGGGCATGATGGAACAGGCCGGACTGGATCGCGTCGAGTACACCAACATGACCAACGGTATCGTCGCCCTGCACACAGGCATCAAGTTCTGA
- the hslV gene encoding ATP-dependent protease subunit HslV, with the protein MTTIVSVRRGNQVAIAGDGQATMGNTVMKGNVCKIRRLYRGQVLAGFAGGTADAFTLFERFEAQLEKTQGHLTRAAVEMAKEWRSDRALRKLEAMLVVADHTASLIVTGTGDVMDPEHGIATIGSGGMYAFAAARAMLENTELTAREITEKSLNIAADICVYTNHNIKLEVLD; encoded by the coding sequence ATGACCACGATTGTATCCGTGCGTCGGGGAAATCAGGTTGCCATCGCCGGCGACGGCCAGGCCACCATGGGCAACACCGTAATGAAAGGCAACGTCTGCAAGATCCGCCGCCTCTACCGCGGTCAGGTACTGGCAGGTTTTGCGGGCGGTACCGCTGATGCCTTCACGCTGTTCGAGCGCTTCGAAGCCCAGCTTGAAAAAACACAGGGTCACCTGACCCGCGCCGCCGTCGAAATGGCGAAGGAATGGCGCAGCGACCGCGCCCTGCGCAAACTGGAAGCCATGCTGGTCGTAGCCGACCATACCGCTTCATTGATCGTGACCGGTACGGGTGACGTCATGGACCCCGAACACGGCATCGCCACCATCGGTTCTGGCGGCATGTACGCTTTTGCTGCGGCCCGCGCCATGCTCGAAAATACCGAGCTGACCGCACGTGAAATTACCGAGAAAAGCCTGAATATCGCGGCAGATATCTGCGTGTATACCAACCACAACATCAAGCTCGAGGTGCTGGACTGA